One window from the genome of Balaenoptera musculus isolate JJ_BM4_2016_0621 chromosome 3, mBalMus1.pri.v3, whole genome shotgun sequence encodes:
- the MED7 gene encoding mediator of RNA polymerase II transcription subunit 7 — MGEPQQVSALPPPPMQYIKEYTDENIQEGLAPKPPPPIKDSYMMFGNQFQCDDLIIRPLESQGIERLHPMQFDHKKELRKLNMSILINFLDLLDILIRSPGSIKREEKLEDLKLLFVHVHHLINEYRPHQARETLRVMMEVQKRQRLETAERFQKHLERVIEMIQNCLASLPDDLPHSETGLRVKTEPMDADDSNNCAGQDEQQRANSGHRRDQIIEKDAALCVLIDEMNERP; from the coding sequence ATGGGTGAGCCACAGCAAGTAAgcgccctcccaccccctccgATGCAGTACATCAAGGAGTATACAGATGAAAATATTCAGGAAGGCCTCGCTCCCAAGCCTCCACCTCCAATAAAGGACAGTTATATGATGTTCGGCAACCAGTTCCAGTGTGATGATCTTATCATCCGCCCTTTAGAAAGTCAGGGTATCGAACGGCTTCATCCTATGCAGTTTGATCACAAGAAAGAACTGAGAAAACTCAATATGTCTATCCTTATTAATTTCTTAGACCTCTTAGATATCTTGATAAGGAGCCCTGGGAGTATAAAACGAGAAGAGAAGCTAGAAGATCTTAAGCTGCTTTTTGTACATGTGCATCATCTCATAAATGAATACCGACCCCACCAAGCAAGAGAGACCTTGAGAGTCATGATGGAGGTGCAGAAACGTCAACGCCTTGAGACAGCTGAGAGATTTCAAAAGCATCTGGAACGAGTCATTGAGATGATTCAGAATTGCTTGGCTTCTTTGCCTGATGATTTGCCCCATTCGGAAACAGGGCTGAGAGTAAAAACTGAACCAATGGATGCTGATGATAGCAACAATTGTGCTGGACAGGATGAACAACAAAGAGCAAATTCAGGTCATAGGAGAGATCAGATTATAGAGAAAGATGCTGCTTTGTGTGTCCTAATTGACGAAATGAATGAAAGACCGTGA
- the FAM71B gene encoding LOW QUALITY PROTEIN: protein FAM71B (The sequence of the model RefSeq protein was modified relative to this genomic sequence to represent the inferred CDS: deleted 2 bases in 2 codons) — protein sequence MSSERLLPHYTANSSRSVGVFSTSMGDLQRQLYKGGEYDIFRYAPMFESDFIQISKKGEVIDVHNRVRMVTVGTRIHQPPPPTTDVMLLARPTKFCEEHVRYARITKGRGHKPAKTLELTRLLPLKFVKISIHDREKQHLRLKLATGRTFYLQLCPSSDAREDLFFYWEKLVYLLRPPVESCSSTPTVQTGDAVTIEDTKILVTTELHRERDQDEAGLHKLRDVSGATSWAYVGGEEIHHAPHGSTAAVKSAGGSAAGMTTGLAIAGTASGPGGGVAVAGVGAGPAGGAASLAATKSTGTSQVRMALAGATIKDPGESGSGKAISGAASLAATKSTGTSQAISGAATISLEDTNLVLAGAARTSSTGADSPESSVSVEFAGAATTSKPAAGRAEGQVAAPLVSTLQSEGYMSERDGSQKVSRPRDEAWKEKKERREKKDKSSSRKSSHHRRTGESHHRTGGDKTRKSSSHWSLSGHGHSKDDKKEKGHSGTRGRGHSSHRSGGHSSSAKGGRTARKLGKSRSATSSGTLSKKSSKIRSFFRSFRVIPGSKTMVTHDREVDVVAKMVEKHNIEAKVEKAPVGQDLEICGTMTSETMETIIIETKSI from the exons ATGAGCAGTGAGCGTTTGTTACCTCATTACACGGCCAACAGCTCCCGTTCAGTGGGCGTGTTCAGTACCTCCATGGGGGACCTGCAACGACAACTGTACAAGGGAGGAGAGTATGACATTTTCAGGTACGCACCCATGTTTGAGAGCGACTTTATCCAGATCAGCAAGAAAGGAGAGGTGATTGACGTACACAACCGCGTCCGGATGGTGACTGTGGGCACTCGCATccaccagccccctcctcccactaCCGACGTCATGCTGCTGGCCCGACCAACGAAATTCTGT GAAGAGCATGTCAGATACGCCCGGATCACCAAGGGGAGAGGTCACAAGCCCGCGAAGACCCTAGAGCTCACCAGG CTGCTTCCCTTGAAGTTTGTCAAGATCTCCATCCACGACCGTGAGAAACAGCATTTGCGCCTGAAGCTTGCCACCGGCCGTACTTTTTATCTGCAGCTGTGCCCCTCTTCCGATGCACGAGAAGACCTCTTTTTCTATTGGGAAAAGCTTGTCTATCTCCTGAGACCACCGGTAGAGAGTTGCAGCAGTACCCCGACGGTCCAAACTGGAGATGCAGTGACTATAGAGGATACCAAAATCCTAGTG ACCACAGAGCTCCACAGAGAAAGGGATCAGGATGAGGCTGGGCTTCACAAGCTTCGTGACGTGTCTGGAGCCACGTCTTGGGCTTATGTTGGGGGAGAGGAAATCCATCATGCCCCCCATGGCTCAACTGCAGCCGTGAAAAGTGCCGGAGGATCGGCGGCAGGGATGACCACGGGCCTGGCCATAGCAGGGACAGCATCAGGCCCTGGCGGAGGAGTGGCAGTCGCAGGGGTGGGAGCAGGCCCTGCAGGAGGTGCTGCGAGCTTGGCGGCAACCAAGAGCACAGGCACCAGCCAGGTGCGCATGGCCCTGGCAGGAGCCACCATCAAGGATCCAGGAGAAAGCGGATCCGGCAAGGCCATTTCAGGTGCTGCGAGCTTGGCGGCAACCAAGAGCACAGGCACCAGCCAG GCCATTTCAGGTGCTGCCACCATATCCTTGGAGGACACGAACCTGGTCTTGGCAGGTGCTGCCAGAACATCCTCGACGGGGGCAGATAGTCCAGAGAGCAGCGTGAGCGTAGAGTTTGCAGGTGCAGCAACGACCAGCAAGCCTGCTGCTGGAAGAGCTGAAGGGCAGGTCGCAGCCCCCCTGGTCTCCACCTTGCAGAGCGAAGGCTACATGTCTGAACGGGATGGAAGCCAGAAGGTCTCCCGCCCCAGGGATGAagcctggaaggaaaaaaaggaaagaagggaaaagaaggacAAGTCTTCATCTAGGAAAAGTTCCCATCACCGCAGGACAGGTGAAAGTCACCACAGGACAGGAGGGGACAAGACCCGGAAATCATCCTCCCACTGGTCCTTATCCGGCCATGGACACTCAAAagatgacaaaaaagaaaaagggcacaGTGGCACCAGGGGCAGAGGACACAGCTCTCACAGGAGTGGCGGCCACAGCTCTTCTGCCAAGGGGGGGAGGACAGCTCGCAAACTGGGGAAGAGCCGGTCCGCCACCAGTTCAGGGACTCTAAGTAAGAAATCCAGTAAGATCCGCTCTTTCTTCAGGAGCTTCAGAGTCATTCCTGGTTCAAAAACAATGGTCACACATGACAGAGAGGTAGACGTCGTGGCTAAGATGGTAGAGAAGCACAACATAGAGGCCAAGGTGGAGAAAGCCCCGGTTGGCCAGGATCTGGAGATCTGTGGAACTATGACATCAGAGACGATGGAGACCATCATTATTGAAACCAAATCCATTTAA